TCCTGAACAAACTTACCTTCTTTTCTATATTAATGAACCTTCCATCATCATTGGGAAGAATCAAAATACAATAGAAGAAATTAATACGAAATATGTAGAAGATCAAGGGCTGCATGTTGTCCGCAGATTATCAGGGGGCGGAGCGGTTTACCATGATCTTGGAAACTTGAATTTCAGCTTTATTACGAAAGACGATGGAGACAGCTTTCACAATTTCAAAAAATTCACTGAACCTGTGACCCGTGCATTAAAACGTCTTGGAGTTGATGCAGAGCTTAGCGGAAGAAATGATATTTTAGCTGAAGGCAGAAAAATATCAGGCAACGCTCAATTCTCTACGAGAGGCAGAATGTTCAGCCATGGTACACTTCTGTTTGATTCTGAGATGGAGAATGTTGTTTCCGCTTTAAATGTGAAAAAGGACAAGATTGAATCCAAGGGCATAAAATCGATTCGCAGCAGGGTAGCAAACATCAGCGAATTTCTTGAAGAAAAAATCACGATTGAACAATTCAGAGAGATCATTCTCCGTTATATCTTTGATACAGATGGCGAAATTCCCCAGTATAAACTGACAGAATCAGATTGGGAAAAGATCACTGAACTCTCAAAAGAACGCTATCAAAACTGGAACTGGAATTACGGCAAATCTCCAGCCTTTAATCTTCAGCACTCAAACCGTTTTCCTATCGGCCAAATTGATGTTCGCCTGGAAGTTCATAAAGGCAGGATTGAAAACTGCAAAATCTTCGGGGATTTCTTTGGAGTCGGAAATGTTGAAGATATTGAAAATCGCTTAAAAGGCCAGCAATATGATCGTTCATCGATTGAAATGGCTTTCAGGGATGTTGATATCAAACACTATTTTGGAAATGTGGAAAAAGATCAATTTATCGAGCTGCTGTATTAACATAAGTAAGGGGATGTCCGAAAAATCGGGCATCTTTTTTTTGAAATAATTTAGGTGAGCCGTTTCTTGAGAATTTCTGTACCATAAAATATAATAGACTTATAGTTTTAAATTTTTAGAAAATGAATGGTTGTTCATTCATTTTTAAAAGGGGTGGGAGAATGAATTTATTATCACAGTTGTCTTTATCCGCAAAAACGCATAAAGACAAGCCGGCGTTTATCTTTGAGGGGAAGGAAACATCCTATGGGGAACTGGATGTATTAATCAGTAAATTTGCGGCCGGTCTGCAGAAGCTCGGGGTGAAAAAAGGGGATCACCTTGCTCTTGTGCTTGGAAATTCACCATATTTTGTTATATCACTATATGGAGCAATGAGGGCTGGTGCTACAGTCATTCCAATCAATCCAATCTACACACCGGATGAAATCGGGTATATTTTAAACAATGGTGATGTAAAAACAATTGTAACCCTTGATGTGCTGCTGCCTTTATTTGAAAAAATGAATGATGTTTTGCCATTGGCGGAGCATATCATATCATGCGAAACTCCTCCATCTGATGCTGGATCAGGATTGGATGTTTCGGCTCTCTCAATCAGCACAAAATTGAAATCGTTTACAAGTTTACTTGCTACATCTGTGTCTGAGCCGGAAGAAGTCATCCAGTCAGAAGAAGATGTTGCCGTCATCTTATATACATCAGGCACCACAGGTAAGCCTAAGGGAGCAATGCTCACTCACAAGAATCTATACAGCAATGCGAAGGATGTAGGATCTTATTTGAAAATGAATGATGCGGATAAGGTGGTAGCGACACTGCCAATGTTCCATGTTTTTTGTTTGACGGTTTCACTGAATGCGCCGCTGATCAGCGGAGCAACACTGTTAATCGTGCCGCGCTTCAGTTCTGCTGAAGTTTTTAAGCTGATTAAAACCTATGAAGCTACTGTATTTGCGGGTGTGCCGACGATGTATAATTTCCTATTGCAGCATGAGGCGGGAGATGCAAACGATTTACAGTCTCTCAGACTCTGCATTTCAGGGGGAGCATCCATGCCGGTTGCTCTATTAAAAGGATTTGAGCAGAAGTTTAAGGTCGTGATTTCTGAAGGCTACGGTTTATCTGAGGCTTCTCCTGTTACGTGCTTTAATCCGCTTGATCGTCCGCGCAAGGCAGGCTCAATCGGCACGAACATTCTAAATGTCGAAAATAAAGTAGTAAATGAATTAGGCGAAGAAGTCCCTCCTGGACAAGTCGGCGAACTGATTGTAAAAGGGCCGAATGTCATGAAAGGGTATTATAAAATGCCTGAGGAAACAACCCATACAATTAGGGACGGCTGGCTTTATACAGGGGATCTGGCCACGATGGATGAGGAAGGCTACTTTACCATTGTTGACCGCAAAAAAGATATGGTGCTAGTCGGCGGATACAATGTTTATCCGCGCGAAGTCGAGGAAGTTCTATACAATCATCCTGGTGTAGTTGAGGTTGCTGTTGTCGGCGTTCCCGATCCAAATCAGGGAGAAGCAGTGAAATGCTTTGTTGTATTAAAAGATCAATCACTGACAGAAGAAGGATTAAAAGCATACTGCCGCGAACATTTAGCTAAGTATAAAGTTCCAAGTTCCATTGAATTTTTAGAAGAACTTCCTAAAAATACTACGGGGAAAATTTTGCGCAGGGCGCTTAAAGATCAAGTTCTTCAAAAATAGTCAGGAGGAAGTCTGTTTTGAGCAATATTTTATACACATTAGAAAAGCACCTGGCCGTTGTCACGATAAACCGTCCAGAGGTATTCAACTGCTTCAACTATGAAACACTGCTTGAGCTTGAGGCAGCAGTTGAAGATATCCGCACGAACCCTGAAGTGAGAGCTGTGATTTTTACAGGTGCAGGGGAAAAAGCATTTTGTGCAGGCGCCGATCTGAAAGAGAGAAAGACTCTGACAGATCAGCAGGTAAAACGGAATCTATTTAAAATTGGCGAGGTATTCACAAAGATTGATGCCCTTCCTCAGCCCACCATTGCAGCCATCAACGGGTATGCATTCGGCGGTGGCATGGAGCTTGCTTTGTCATGTGATTTCAGGCTGATAGCAGAAGGCACGTCTGTCGGGCTGACCGAAACGGGCCTTGGCATCATTCCTGGTGCAGGGGGAACGCAGCGTCTTCCGCGCATTATCGGCGAGGCTAAAGCGCTTGAGCTTATTTTAACTGCCCGCAAAATTACTTCCGAGCAAGCACTGGAGTATGGTCTGGTTTCAAAGACAGCTCCTGATGTCATGGCAGCTTCAGCAGAGCTTGCAGAAGAGATTCTCAGAAATGGGCCAATTGCTCTCCAGCAGGCTAAATTTGCAATCAAACAGGGAATGAATGCAGACCTTCAGACAGGCTTGCATATTGAGCGCAAGGCTTATGAAGTAACAATCCCAACCGAAGACCGTGTTGAAGCTTTAGCGGCTTTCAGCGAAAAACGAAAGCCTGTTTTTAAAGGGAAATAAGATGGAGCGGCCAAATACCCGGCCGCTTTTTCTATGGTCTTTTTCCCTTGGCTCCAAGTGCCGATTACCATATCTTTACTATCCTCTTCTATCCTTTTTATGACTCCTTCGTCAATTTCCTTATTTGTCAGCCATCTCGAACCATCTGCTTCTAAAACATATCCAAGAAGGATCACAGGATATAAACAGTTTGGCCATACATCAACTTGCTGCTTCCTTGAATATGAAACAGCCGCCATCTAACTGTCGATTTTGAGACTTCCCCGGAAATGATGTCTCATGCTTCAAAAGCGTAAGAATGAATCCAGCTGACAACAAGTGTGATTGGGCTATATCTTTCAATCGCTATTTTTATGTGCGTATTCAGCATTAAAGATCGAGAGATAGGTGGAGATTTCCTTGGACTTTAGTCTTAAAAATCAGAATATTGCTATTTCTATATTGTTCAAAATATAATACGAATGTATAATATATAAAACAAATGAAAAGGGAGAACTTATGAAATCACTGCAGGAACAAATCGGCATCAATTTAAAAAATGTCCGTAAAATGCGGCAGTACAGTCTTGATCAGCTTTCAGCCGTTACGGGAGTGAGCAAAGGCATGCTTGCGCAAATTGAAAAGGGCCAATCAAGTCCAACCGTTAATACGCTCTGGAAAATTGCGAACGGACTTGGCGTTTCTTTTTCGTCTCTGGTAGAAGAAGAACAGACTAGTGTTGCAGTTGTACGCAGGACAGATAAAACAGCAGTTCAGGATTTGAATGAATTATATAATGTCTTTTCCTATTTTCCATATGATCAGCAGAAGAAATTTGAAATTTTTCTGCTTGAGCTGCTTCCGGGATGCAAGCATGTATCAGAGCAGCATCTAAGCGGAGTCGAAGAGTATCTATTTGTAAGTGAAGGTGAAATGGCCGTTTCCATTGGTGAAGAGCATTATGAGCTGAAAAAAGGAGACTCCATCAAATTCACCGCTAATCGTGAGCATGTGTATGAAAACAAAGCGGATGGGTCCGCAACCTGTTTTCTGCTGATTTATTATCCGTAAAGAAGAGAGGGAGAAGGATGGCAACAACAGCATTTTTGAGAAAACAGTCACATTTTTCAGAAGGAATAACAGCAGGTCTCAGCATTGCAATAGGCTACATGCCTGTGGCTATAACATTCGGGCTTCTTGCAAGTGATACCGGCCTCACTCTTTCAGAAACCGTCTTAATGAGTATTTTCGTTTTCGCAGGTGCTGCACAATACATATCGCTAAGTCTGATAGCAGCAGGAACCGGGGTCTTTGAAATTATTTTTACTACTTTTATAGTGAATATCCGGCATTTTTTGATGTCGGCCTCATTAAATGAAAAGGTCGAGGAAGACAGTTTATGGAAAAAAGCGCTGTATTCATTTGGGATGACAGATGAAACATTTTCGGTTGCTTCTATGAAAGAGGGAAATGTATCAGCGGGTTATATGTTTGGGCTCATTTTCATTTCCTACTCGAGCTGGGTAGTGTTTTCAGGCGTTGGACATCTGATCGGCGCCAATTTGCCGGAAACACTGCAGGAAAGCATGTCTGTAGCGTTATATGCGATGTTTATCGGGCTTTTAGTTCCTTCTATGAAAAAACAGCGGAAAGTTGTATTTTTAGCATCAGCTGCTGGGGTCATTCATTC
The window above is part of the Metabacillus dongyingensis genome. Proteins encoded here:
- a CDS encoding enoyl-CoA hydratase-related protein, coding for MSNILYTLEKHLAVVTINRPEVFNCFNYETLLELEAAVEDIRTNPEVRAVIFTGAGEKAFCAGADLKERKTLTDQQVKRNLFKIGEVFTKIDALPQPTIAAINGYAFGGGMELALSCDFRLIAEGTSVGLTETGLGIIPGAGGTQRLPRIIGEAKALELILTARKITSEQALEYGLVSKTAPDVMAASAELAEEILRNGPIALQQAKFAIKQGMNADLQTGLHIERKAYEVTIPTEDRVEALAAFSEKRKPVFKGK
- a CDS encoding fatty acid--CoA ligase family protein, with amino-acid sequence MNLLSQLSLSAKTHKDKPAFIFEGKETSYGELDVLISKFAAGLQKLGVKKGDHLALVLGNSPYFVISLYGAMRAGATVIPINPIYTPDEIGYILNNGDVKTIVTLDVLLPLFEKMNDVLPLAEHIISCETPPSDAGSGLDVSALSISTKLKSFTSLLATSVSEPEEVIQSEEDVAVILYTSGTTGKPKGAMLTHKNLYSNAKDVGSYLKMNDADKVVATLPMFHVFCLTVSLNAPLISGATLLIVPRFSSAEVFKLIKTYEATVFAGVPTMYNFLLQHEAGDANDLQSLRLCISGGASMPVALLKGFEQKFKVVISEGYGLSEASPVTCFNPLDRPRKAGSIGTNILNVENKVVNELGEEVPPGQVGELIVKGPNVMKGYYKMPEETTHTIRDGWLYTGDLATMDEEGYFTIVDRKKDMVLVGGYNVYPREVEEVLYNHPGVVEVAVVGVPDPNQGEAVKCFVVLKDQSLTEEGLKAYCREHLAKYKVPSSIEFLEELPKNTTGKILRRALKDQVLQK
- a CDS encoding helix-turn-helix domain-containing protein, whose translation is MKSLQEQIGINLKNVRKMRQYSLDQLSAVTGVSKGMLAQIEKGQSSPTVNTLWKIANGLGVSFSSLVEEEQTSVAVVRRTDKTAVQDLNELYNVFSYFPYDQQKKFEIFLLELLPGCKHVSEQHLSGVEEYLFVSEGEMAVSIGEEHYELKKGDSIKFTANREHVYENKADGSATCFLLIYYP
- a CDS encoding AzlC family ABC transporter permease, which translates into the protein MATTAFLRKQSHFSEGITAGLSIAIGYMPVAITFGLLASDTGLTLSETVLMSIFVFAGAAQYISLSLIAAGTGVFEIIFTTFIVNIRHFLMSASLNEKVEEDSLWKKALYSFGMTDETFSVASMKEGNVSAGYMFGLIFISYSSWVVFSGVGHLIGANLPETLQESMSVALYAMFIGLLVPSMKKQRKVVFLASAAGVIHSFIYLTGLLSTGWAIVCSTLFSAILIEMIYPKEEKRNDQ
- a CDS encoding lipoate--protein ligase; the protein is MLFIDNQGITDPRINLAIEEYCLKNLDPEQTYLLFYINEPSIIIGKNQNTIEEINTKYVEDQGLHVVRRLSGGGAVYHDLGNLNFSFITKDDGDSFHNFKKFTEPVTRALKRLGVDAELSGRNDILAEGRKISGNAQFSTRGRMFSHGTLLFDSEMENVVSALNVKKDKIESKGIKSIRSRVANISEFLEEKITIEQFREIILRYIFDTDGEIPQYKLTESDWEKITELSKERYQNWNWNYGKSPAFNLQHSNRFPIGQIDVRLEVHKGRIENCKIFGDFFGVGNVEDIENRLKGQQYDRSSIEMAFRDVDIKHYFGNVEKDQFIELLY